Within the Quadrisphaera sp. RL12-1S genome, the region GAGCCGGCTCGGCGGCGCGCGGCTGGAGGTCGGCCGGGCCCTGGGCGGCGCGCCGGGAGCGGCGGCTGGGCGGCTCGGTGGGCGCCGGCGCCGACCAGGCGGCGGGCGGGGCGACGGGGGCCGTGGGGACCGGGGCGACCGGGGCGACCGGCGCGGCGGGCGCCGCGCTGCGGGCCCGGACCGGTGCGGGGTCCGGGCGGTCCGCGAGGGTGCCGTCAGAGGGCAGCGAGGCGGCGCGGCGACGGCGGCGCAGCGGCGCCTCGAGGGCGGCGATCTCGTCGGTGGTCGGCCAGCCGCCCGCGAGGGAGGCCGGCAGCGCCTCCTCAGACCGGCCGGTGGGGGCCACCGGCACCGGGACGGGCGCCGAGGGGTGCGCCGAGGGCATCCCGTCCGACCAGTCCCCGGCCCACGACGGGGGTGCCGTGCGCTGGCCGGGCAGGCCCAGCAGCGCCGCGAGCTCGGAGAGGCCGTCCGGCGGGGTGGCCAGGGCGGTGGTGGTGCGCTGGCTGGGGAGCCCCGGCCCGCGGCGCTCGGCCGGCGCGAGGGCGCTCAGCTCGGTCAGCGAGGAACGGCGTCCGCCGCGGTCGGCCAGGTCCTCGCGGGCGGCCCGGCTGTTGGGCCAGCTGCCGCGGACCCGCGTGCCGGACGGGCGCTCGCGCACGTCCACCGGAGCGCCGGGGGACTCGACGAGCCCTCCCTCGGCTCCGCGGTGAGACGGCACAGCGGGACCTCCACACGGGCTCGGACAGCGGTGGGCGCACGGCCGCGCCCCGCCCCTGACGTGCAGCGGAGCGTCTCGGCCGGGGCTTCGACGACTGCGAGACTAGGTGAAAGGGGTCCGCCGGTCGGGGACTTCCGGAGTTCCTGTGGAAAAGGAGTTGCACCACTGTCGTTCACTGCAGGTCACAGACCTGCAACGCAGCGACACGCCACGCCGACGCGCCGCGGCGCCGGTCCAGGGGTGGGTCAGCGACCTCCCCCGGACCGGCGGTCCGGCCTCACCAGCCCGCGGGGAGCGGGCGGCCCTCCTGGTACCCGGCGTCGGACTGCAGCCCCACCACAGCGCGCTCGCGCAGCTCGGCGAGGTCGCTGGCACCGGCGTAGGTGCAGGCGCTGCGCACGCCGGAGGTGATCTGGTCCAGCAGGTCCTCGACGCCCGGGCGGCGCGGGTCCAGGTGCATGCGCGAGGAGGAGATGCCCTCCTCGAAGAGCGCCTTGCGCGCCCGCTCGAACGGGCTGTCGGTGCGCGTGCGCGCCGCGACGGCCCGCGCCGAGGCCATCCCGAAGCTCTCCTTGTACGCCCGGCCGTCGGCGCCCACCATGAGGTCGCCGGGGCTCTCGTGCGTGCCGGCGAACCAGGAGCCGACCATCACCTGGCTGGCTCCGGCGGCCAGCGCGAGCGCCACGTCGCGGGGGTGGCGGACGCCGCCGTCGGCCCACACCCGCGCCCCCAGCTCGCGCGCCGCCTCGGAGCACTCCAGCACCGCGGAGAACTGCGGGCGGCCGACCCCGGTCATCATGCGGGTGGTGCACATGGCACCCGGGCCGACGCCCACCTTGACGACGTCGGCGCCCGCCTCCACCAGGTCGCGCACGCCGTCGGCGGTGACGACGTTGCCGGCCACCACGGGGACGTGGCCGAACGCGCCGCGCACCGTGGCCACGGCGCGCAGCGCCGAGAGCATGCGCTCCTGGTGCCCGTGCGCGGTGTCCACCACCAGCACGTCGGCGCCGGCCTCGAGGACGGCGGCGGCGGTGGCCGCGACGTCACCGCCCAGGCCGATGGCCACGCCGACCCGCAGGCGGCCGGAGGCGTCGAGGGCGGGCGCGTAGATCCTCGAGCGCAGGCAGCCGGTGCGGGTGAGCGCGCCCAGGAGGCGGCCGGCGCCGTCGACGACCGGGGCGAAGGTGCGGCGCGAGGAGTCCAGGGCGGTGAAGGCCCGCTCGAGGCCTCCCTCGCCGAGCACGTCGTCCTCGCGCAGCACGAACGGCTCGCGCGTCATGACCTCGCCCACCTGCGTGAACCGGTCCACGCCGCGGCAGTCGGCCTCGGTGACCACGCCCACCGTGACGCGCTCGGCGTCGAGCACCACGGCAGCGCCGTGGGACCGCTTGGGCAGCAGGTGCAGCGCGTCGGTGACGGTGTGGGTGGGGCTCAGCTCGACGGGGGTCTCGAGCACCGGGTGGCGGTCCTTGACCCACGCGACCACGTCGCTGACGACGTCGAGGGGCAGGTCCTGCGGCAGCACGGCCACGGCGCCCCGCCGGGCGGCGGTCTCGGCCATGCGCCGCCCCGAGACCGCGGTCATGTTGGCGACGACGACGGGCACGGTGGTGCCGGTGGCGTCGTCGCTGGAGAGGTCGACGTCGAGCCGGGAGGTCACCGCCGACCTCGACGGGACGAGGAACACGTCGTTGTAGGTCAGGTCCGTCGCGGGCCGCTGGCCGGGCAGGAAGCGCACGTGGACCCAGGGTAGCCGAGCCCGGTGCCCTCCCCCGCCGCCTCGCGCCCGCCCTCCGCCCGCCCTCACCGAGCGCGCGGCGCCCGCTGCTCTCCGTGGTGCCCCCGAGGTGCTCGCGGAGGGCGGGTAGGGTTGGGCACCAAGAACTTCGCCAGCGCCAACACGTGGAAGTGGGCGATCCTCGCCGTGACGCAGACACCGACGACCGGTGGACGCCAGGACGGGCCGGGGTTCGACCCCGCTGCCGCGTTCGGCGCCAACGAATGGCTGGTCGAGGACCTCTACCAGCAGTACCTCCGCGACCGCACCTCGGTCGACCCGGCCTGGTGGGACTTCTTCGCGGGGTACGCCGCGAAGGGCTCCGCCCAGAACGGCTCGGCCGGCGGGTCCGGCAACGGGAACGGGAACGGGCAGCACCACGGCGGTGCCGGCTCCGCTCCGTCGTCCTCCCAGTCGTCCGCTCCGCCAGTGGCGGCGGAGACCCGGGCGCCGGCTCGCCCAGTCGCGCCGCCGCCCCCCGCGGCCGCCGAGCGGACGGCCCCCGCGAAGGCCCCCGCCTCCGCGACCGACGCTCCCGCCGTCCCCGGCGCCCCCGGACCCTCGCGCCCGGCCGAGCGCCCCGAGGTCCGCAGCAGCGGCGCCCAGCCCGCGCAGCCGAGCCGCCCGGCGCCGGCCCCCGCGGCCAAGGACGCCCCGGAGGCGCCGACCCAGGTGCGCCTGCGCGGTCCCGCCGCGCGCGTGGTCACCAACATGGAGGCCTCGCTGGCCGTCCCGACCGCCACGAGCGTGCGGACCGTGCCGGCCAAGCTGCTCATCGACAACCGCATCGTCATCAACAACCACCTCAAGCGCGCCCGGGGCGGGAAGGTCTCCTTCACGCACCTCATCGGCTACGCGGTGGTCGAGGCGCTGCGCGAGATGCCCGAGATGAACTGGGCCTACACCGAGGTGGACGGCAAGCCCGGCATCTCCCAGCCGGCGCACGTCAACTTCGGCCTGGCCATCGACCTGCCCGCCAAGGACGGGTCGCGCCAGCTGCTGGTGCCCTCCATCAAGAACGCGGAGACGCTCGACTTCGCCCACTTCTGGGCCGCCTACGAGGACCTGGTGCGCCGGGCGCGCTCGGGCGCGCTCGGGGTGCCGGACTTCGCCGGGACGACCATCAGCCTCACCAACCCGGGCACCATCGGCACCGTCCACTCGGTGCCGCGCCTGGTGCAGGGCCAGGGGACGATCGTCGGCGTCGGCGCCATGGACTACCCGGCCGAGTACTCCGGCGCCTCCGCGGAGACCCTCGCCCGGCTGGCGGTCAGCAAGACGCTGACGCTGACCAGCACCTACGACCACCGGATCATCCAGGGCGCCCAGTCCGGGGAGTTCCTGCGCCTGGTGCACGGCAAGCTGCTCGGGGACGACTTCTGGGACGGCATCTTCACCGCCCTGCGGATCCCCTACGAGCCGGTCCGCTGGGTGCAGGACATCTCCGTCTCCCACGACGACGAGATCGGCAAGACCGCGCGCGTGGTCGAGCTGGTGCACGCCTACCGGGTCCGCGGCCACCTCATGGCCGACACCGACCCGCTGGAGTACCGCCAGCGCCGCCACTACGACCTGGACATCCGCAACCACGGCCTGACGCTGTGGGACCTCGACCGCGAGTTCCCCACCGGCGGGTTCGGCGGCAAGCCGCTCATGAAGCTGCGGGACATCCTCGGCGTCCTGCGCGACTCCTACTGCCGCACCACCGGCCTGGAGTACATGCACATCCAGGACCCGGCCCAGCGCCGCTGGATCCAGGACCGCGTGGAGCGGCCCTACACGCCGCTGAGCCGCGAGGGCCACCTGCGGGTGCTCGAGCGCCTCAACGACGCCGAGGCGTTCGAGACCTTCCTGCAGACCAAGTACGTCGGGCAGAAGCGCTTCAGCCTCGAGGGCGCGGAGTCCGTCATCCCGCTGCTGGACGCGGTGCTGTCCGAGGCGGCGCACGCCGGCATCGAGGAGGTCGGGATCGGGATGGCCCACCGCGGCCGCCTCAACGTCCTGGCCAACATCGCCGGCAAGAGCTACGCGCAGATCTTCCGCGAGTTCGAGGGCGTGCAGGACCCGAAGTCCGTGCAGGGCTCCGGCGACGTCAAGTACCACCTCGGCACCGAGGGCGTCTTCACGGCCCAGGACGGCGCCGAGACGAAGG harbors:
- a CDS encoding GuaB1 family IMP dehydrogenase-related protein, translated to MRFLPGQRPATDLTYNDVFLVPSRSAVTSRLDVDLSSDDATGTTVPVVVANMTAVSGRRMAETAARRGAVAVLPQDLPLDVVSDVVAWVKDRHPVLETPVELSPTHTVTDALHLLPKRSHGAAVVLDAERVTVGVVTEADCRGVDRFTQVGEVMTREPFVLREDDVLGEGGLERAFTALDSSRRTFAPVVDGAGRLLGALTRTGCLRSRIYAPALDASGRLRVGVAIGLGGDVAATAAAVLEAGADVLVVDTAHGHQERMLSALRAVATVRGAFGHVPVVAGNVVTADGVRDLVEAGADVVKVGVGPGAMCTTRMMTGVGRPQFSAVLECSEAARELGARVWADGGVRHPRDVALALAAGASQVMVGSWFAGTHESPGDLMVGADGRAYKESFGMASARAVAARTRTDSPFERARKALFEEGISSSRMHLDPRRPGVEDLLDQITSGVRSACTYAGASDLAELRERAVVGLQSDAGYQEGRPLPAGW
- a CDS encoding multifunctional oxoglutarate decarboxylase/oxoglutarate dehydrogenase thiamine pyrophosphate-binding subunit/dihydrolipoyllysine-residue succinyltransferase subunit; this translates as MTQTPTTGGRQDGPGFDPAAAFGANEWLVEDLYQQYLRDRTSVDPAWWDFFAGYAAKGSAQNGSAGGSGNGNGNGQHHGGAGSAPSSSQSSAPPVAAETRAPARPVAPPPPAAAERTAPAKAPASATDAPAVPGAPGPSRPAERPEVRSSGAQPAQPSRPAPAPAAKDAPEAPTQVRLRGPAARVVTNMEASLAVPTATSVRTVPAKLLIDNRIVINNHLKRARGGKVSFTHLIGYAVVEALREMPEMNWAYTEVDGKPGISQPAHVNFGLAIDLPAKDGSRQLLVPSIKNAETLDFAHFWAAYEDLVRRARSGALGVPDFAGTTISLTNPGTIGTVHSVPRLVQGQGTIVGVGAMDYPAEYSGASAETLARLAVSKTLTLTSTYDHRIIQGAQSGEFLRLVHGKLLGDDFWDGIFTALRIPYEPVRWVQDISVSHDDEIGKTARVVELVHAYRVRGHLMADTDPLEYRQRRHYDLDIRNHGLTLWDLDREFPTGGFGGKPLMKLRDILGVLRDSYCRTTGLEYMHIQDPAQRRWIQDRVERPYTPLSREGHLRVLERLNDAEAFETFLQTKYVGQKRFSLEGAESVIPLLDAVLSEAAHAGIEEVGIGMAHRGRLNVLANIAGKSYAQIFREFEGVQDPKSVQGSGDVKYHLGTEGVFTAQDGAETKVYLAANPSHLEAVDPVLEGIVRAKQDRINLGGSRFPVLPVLVHGDAAFAGQGVVAETLNLSQLRGYRTGGTVHVVINNQVGFTTAPASSRSSFYCTDVARMVQAPIFHVNGDDPEACVRVAKLAFAFREEFAKDVVIDMVCYRRRGHNEGDDPSMTQPLMYGLIEAKRSTRKLYTEALIGRGDITPEEAEKVLDEYRQQLERAFEETKDGAEPSRAASSSDGSTTAGLDRPASQRDDSVADPARTAVEEQLVRAIGEAHTELPDGFTVHPKLKPMLDKRAQMTREGGVDWAMGELMAIGSLLSEGTGVRLAGQDSRRGTFAQRHAVLIDRVTGDEWTPLQKFATGDARFWVYDSLLSEYAAMGFEYGYSVERPDALVMWEAQFGDFAGGAQTIIDEFISSSQQKWAQRSSVVLLLPHGYEGQGPDHSSARIERFLQLCAEENMTVAMPSTPASHFHLLRRQAYARPRRPLVVFTPKSMLRLKAAASPVSAFTEGGFQTVLGDDPRAVDASSVDRVLLCSGKVAYDLLAERERRGDRRTAVVRLEQLYPLDGRGLGEVLSAFPTSAELVWVQEEPANQGAWPFLGYALAEVLADRSVRRVSRPASASPATGRSKAHAVEQKNLVAEALDR